Proteins encoded within one genomic window of Thalassophryne amazonica chromosome 23, fThaAma1.1, whole genome shotgun sequence:
- the npy2rl gene encoding LOW QUALITY PROTEIN: neuropeptide Y receptor Y2, like (The sequence of the model RefSeq protein was modified relative to this genomic sequence to represent the inferred CDS: inserted 2 bases in 2 codons), which produces MDVDGLANATLAKLHIYPPSDANFSYHDYNSSTTSALPALTTQAFEGVGFLEDPIKLPSVQVVLILAYSTIIVXGVLGNSLVIYVIYRFRTLRTVTNFFIANLAVADLLVNTLCLPFTLVYTLLREWKFGGALCFLLPYAQGLAVYVSTLTLNVIALDRHRCIVYHLETRMRKDVCFGVIALTWVLSAVLASPLAIFREYRSFTLEPGNTIQVCMEKWPGKNADGTIYSISILILQYFXPLSIISFAYARIWSKLRGHVSPAVNGANASCAGGGAGSERHRRRRKTTKMLVTMVVVFAVSWLPFHAFQLATDIDSSVLDMRDFHLLYTIFHVIAMCSTFANPLLYGWMNRNYRAAFLAVFKCRGEGEGGRSSRLDSIHPIGGGGGRGKKMVLEAQDVVSTRLNATDV; this is translated from the exons ATGGACGTCGACGGCCTCGCCAACGCCACACTGGCCAAGCTCCACATCTACCCGCCGTCTGATGCCAACTTCAGTTACCATGACTACAACTCCAGCACCACCTCGGCGCTCCCAGCCCTGACCACGCAGGCTTTTGAGGGAGTTGGTTTTCTGGAGGACCCCATTAAGCTGCCGAGTGTTcag GTGGTTCTTATTCTGGCCTACAGCACCATTATAG CTGGGGTTCTGGGTAATTCTCTGGTCATCTACGTCATCTACCGCTTCAGGACGCTGCGCACCGTCACCAACTTCTTCATCGCCAACCTGGCTGTTG CCGACTTGTTGGTCAACACTCTGTGCCTCCCTTTCACCCTCGTCTACACGCTGCTCAGAGAGTGGAAATTCGGTGGTGCCCTGTGCTTCTTGTTACCTTACGCCCAGGGGCTCGCCGTGTATGTCTCCACGCTAACGCTCAACGTCATAGCCCTCGACCGCCACAG GTGTATCGTGTACCACCTGGAGACGAGGATGCGAAAGGACGTCTGTTTCGGTGTGATTGCATTGACCTGGGTGCTGAGCGCCGTCCTTGCCAGTCCCCTGGCGATTTTCAGAGAGTATAGATCCTTCACGCTAGAGCCCGGAAACACCATCCAG GTCTGCATGGAGAAGTGGCCCGGTAAAAATGCCGATGGCACAATCTACAGCATCTCGATTTTGATCCTGCAGTACT TGCCCTTGTCCATCATTTCTTTTGCCTACGCACGAATATGGTCCAAACTCCGTGGACATGTCAGCCCAGCAGTTAATGGTGCCAATGCCTCTTGTGCCGGTGGCGGTGCAGGATCAGAGCGCCACCGCCGGCGCCGTAAGACCACCAAGATGTTGGTGACCATGGTGGTAGTGTTTGCTGTCAGCTGGTTGCCCTTCCACGCCTTCCAGTTGGCCACCGACATCGACAGCTCGGTGCTGGACATGCGTGACTTCCACCTGCTCTACACCATCTTCCATGTCATCGCCATGTGCTCCACGTTTGCCAACCCGCTGCTGTACGGTTGGATGAACCGCAACTACCGTGCCGCTTTCCTTGCCGTCTTCAAGTGTCGGGGAGAAGGAGAGGGGGGGAGGAGCAGTCGGCTGGATAGTATCCATCCCATCGGTGGAGGAGGAGGGCGAGGGAAGAAGATGGTGCTAGAAGCGCAGGATGTGGTGTCAACCCGCCTAAACGCAACGGACGTTTGA